A stretch of DNA from Hydra vulgaris chromosome 03, alternate assembly HydraT2T_AEP:
taatatataataagctgaagatttaacaaatacattttacatttatttttagtagaattttagaatgttgtccatagagagaattaatttttttaacttaattttaaaaacaggaagagTAATAGAAGGATCAAAGTTaggtaatactattttattccaaagatggggtgcacgatatgaaatacaaaattgattgaactTAGTTCTACAAAAAGGTtcacttaaaaaactaaaatttcttAATGTGTacttatttattggttttaaagaaaaaaggtcattaaaaacaaataaagataaatcgtttttccatataaaagtaaaacataagaCATTAAATACGTTCAGTTTATAAACATCTAAAACcttcatataatcaaaaaaatattttgaatgtgaaaagcgatccgcataattaacgcggattgcatgtttctgacggcgataaagatgttgtaatttaCTTCTATCCATACTTCCCCAGGCGatgattgcataatttatataattgtgtatgaatgaataatagagttgggttaggttttttttgtttagataatttcgggctttgtataaaatgctaatgtttttagaaattttagtgcttatatgATCAACAGTGCCGTGGCGTGGTACATTTGGGCCCCCCCCAAATCATTTTTTTGGGCCCTATTTTTGTGGCATCACATTACAGGATATATATGCGTCACATTTTTTCTAAAggctaaaaacatcaaaaataagaCATATAAGTATAGACAAACGTATATGTACGGATAATTATCAGAATAAtgtttgttatattatattggTAATACTTCAAAACCTGTAATAAATCACATATTCACAATTGTCACAGAAATGACTTGTGGCGAACTTTCATACTTGCAAATTTGTTGATTATCTCctcataatttaattttcttgccACATCGTTCTCAATTGACAGCATCGCCAGAGAAGACAAGCGGTCATCAACCATTGTTGACCtataaaaagtgaaaagaaaTGCATAGAGCTACATCTATTATGTATAAAGTAGCAAGATTAAATATACTGACCTATGAAAAGTCTTAATCAATTTTAGCTTGCTGAAGCTACGTTCAGCACTTGCGACAGTTACTGGTGAGGTAAGGATTATGCGTAACACAATGGCAAGATTTGGATAAGTTTCTTGCAGCTCttctttataaatgtaattaagAAAATCATGTGTAGATTTCATGTGAGTACTTTCTTTCTCCTGTACCACTATGACAAATCGTTTTAATTCCATTTCCAGATCATCCGAATCTATATCGCCAAGCTTTGCTTgcaaatttttgcaatataaagACAAAGAATTTTCTTTACAGATTTGAATAAGATTCTCAGAACGGTATAGGAAGTCATAGAGCTCTGTGATACTACTGACTTGTTCAAAACGCTCCTTTACTGATCCCATTGACATATCAAGGAGTGGTAAAAAGAAATCAACTTTAAACTTCTGTTCTAATTGGATGGTGTGAGCTTCATCGGCACACTCGTATGAATGAATCATCTTTTTTTGTCGGGAACGCACTTCTGGAAAAATTTTTGCAATGTCCAACACTTCTGCGATTTCTGATGCTTTCATGTGTGCGTCTGAAAATCCAGTTTCACGATATTGCTGAAGAAATGTATATGTGGCCTTTATTTCACTATTCAAGACATCAAGGGAAGTTGTAGAGGACTGCAGAAGCTTACTTGATTTGTTAATTTGGTATAAAACGTCATACCAAATAACGATTGACAATATGAATGGCCATGTCATCATATATTCCATCAGCGAACATACTTCTGTAGCTGTTGCGCCATCTCTCTTCTCTAGAGCATACACTTCCAATTTTTCTAATGCCTCTAATATCTCTTTCAGGTGATAGCGAAGAGGTTTCACACAGTTTATTCTACTTTCCCATCTGGTATCGGATTGAGGCTTGACAGAAATGGGTATACATGACTTTAAAATATGCCATCGAGCAGGAGATGATGAAAAGAGTGTATACAATCTTGAAAGAACTCCGAAAAAAGTAATTGCACTGTTGGATGACTTTGCACCGTCAACAATGACTAGATTAAGTGAATGGTTTGCACACGGAACATATAGAGCTTTGGGATTCATTTGAAGAAGCCTAGCTTGAACACCCTTTGCCTTTCCTTTCATGTTAGCACCGTTATCATAGGATTGGCCTCGACAGTCAAGAATATTTAATTCCCACTTTTTTGTCTGATCTAGAAAGGCATCCAAAAGCCCTTTTCCAGTGGTATCATCTACCTTGAGATATCCAAAGAAATTTTCAGAAATGTTGATACCTGTCCCAGGAATGCAAACTACTGATCGTAGGATTATGCTCATTTGTT
This window harbors:
- the LOC136077919 gene encoding zinc finger MYM-type protein 1-like — protein: MKNGETIVRSWLVYSMKSNKVFCFCCKLFGISDSPFRQGMNTWEGLSKKLNDHETGSTHLRCFEQWMTLRKGIMNQTTIDEHQYKLLQKERKFWRAVSERLLDITLFLSARNLGFRGSQEVIGSKNNGNFLGLFELMAKYDSVLDELLRRIQKKETNEHYLSNDTQNELIELLAKEIEAENLSKVKKAKYFSIILDCTPDVSHKEQMSIILRSVVCIPGTGINISENFFGYLKVDDTTGKGLLDAFLDQTKKWELNILDCRGQSYDNGANMKGKAKGVQARLLQMNPKALYVPCANHSLNLVIVDGAKSSNSAITFFGVLSRLYTLFSSSPARWHILKSCIPISVKPQSDTRWESRINCVKPLRYHLKEILEALEKLEVYALEKRDGATATEVCSLMEYMMTWPFILSIVIWYDVLYQINKSSKLLQSSTTSLDVLNSEIKATYTFLQQYRETGFSDAHMKASEIAEVLDIAKIFPEVRSRQKKMIHSYECADEAHTIQLEQKFKVDFFLPLLDMSMGSVKERFEQVSSITELYDFLYRSENLIQICKENSLSLYCKNLQAKLGDIDSDDLEMELKRFVIVVQEKESTHMKSTHDFLNYIYKEELQETYPNLAIVLRIILTSPVTVASAERSFSKLKLIKTFHRSTMVDDRLSSLAMLSIENDVARKLNYEEIINKFASMKVRHKSFL